DNA from Solanum stenotomum isolate F172 chromosome 3, ASM1918654v1, whole genome shotgun sequence:
TCCCTCAACGCGATGTAATTTCCTCCCAGTGCTGACAACAGTGTGCGTATGTAAATCCCTTCTGCTTCTGCAAGAGCCAGAAGTCCTTCAGCCTCTTTTGTCTTGGTATAAAGCGCAACATCTGCAGCTTGTTTTTTCGCATATGTTTCAGCGTCTGATTCAACCCTTCGAGCCTGTGctaatttttctttctcataTAGTATTGCATCAGCTGCCTTTTGCTTTTGGTAATACTCCCCATTTGCCTCTTGCACCTGGATTTTTACAAGCATCTATAATAAGATTTTGACATTCTAATTCTATAGATCACAATGGCATACCATGAAGCCACTTTTGAGTAGACCATTAACTATATATTAAATCTAATATCTGTTAAATGCTTATCAGCAGTGGACAGGATTtaaggggttcaaaatttgaaaaggcCAACACACGAAGAAGCCACAGGGGgtttcaacatctactatatatacataaaaaataatttcaaccaTACATAAACAGTGTAATTTTCTGGAACCCCTTCGGCCCTACCTGGCTCTGGCTCTGGCTCTGCTTATCAGAGAGGTTAAATTATTCAAGGGCCTCAGATCCTTTCCCTTGGTCAAAGGTAAAAAGAAATTCTAGAGACCATTGAACTGTCGAAGCGAAGAAAAATTCAATCGGATCCATTAGAAACATCAATGGATAAATAtacttcatttcattttatacgTTGCTGACAGAAccaagtttaagaaagaaagaaagaaagattttttgtACTGATCAAAAGTATCCTTATAACTTCTAGTCTTAAacattttttgacatttttatgGATGTAAGAGCATGCCATTGACAATAAAACGGGAAGTACAAAATTAAAGAGATTTCAAATATAAGAATGTGTCATTCCTCTTGGAGTAGACTAAACCGGAAACAgtgtaatataaaataaaacagatACAGGAACTGAAACACACTTATACAATTAAGACTCACCTTAATTTGATATTCCACATTAGCTCTGCTGAGGAATTGAGCCTTGAAGTTCTCAGTCTTTGTCAAGGCATTCCTTCCCTCGACTTCTTGCTGCAACTCAGCCTCCCGTATTGCCACGGCTTTATCAGATTCCACCTCTGCCATCTTCACCTGCTGTGACCATGCTGCCTTCTTAGTTGCGAGTTTCGCATTTGCTTCAGACACTTCAGCTTCTTGCTGAATCTCAAAAATCTTAACTTCTGATCCCACCTTAATCTCCTCCATTTTACCTTGACCTTGTCTTTGGGCGGTTACTACCTTCGTCTCAACATCAATCTTTGCAGCACTTTGAATTGTAAATCCTTCACTCTGTTTGGCACCAACGTCACCCTTCATTTTTGCTTCAGCGACATCAACTTTTGCCTTATTTGCTGCTTCCATTTGAGTTTTCTGgcctaaatatgaaaagtactcATGGCCTCTGACGTCAACTAGTTGCTTAATGTTAGCATTATATATCAGAAGTCCAAATTGGTTGAGCTCCACCTGAACCTTCCCAAAAACTTCGCGCTTGAAATCTTTTGTGCCTTTAAAGACATCTTCCATCGACATTGAAGCAGCCAAGACACGCGTTTCTCCCTCAATGATGCCTTGAACAAGCTCCTTGACATCATGAGAATTGCGCTGATGGCGAGAAAGAAGCCTCGCGTATTTGACAAGGCTGTTGTGGTCATCAGCCCGAGGACCAATAGTGAAAACGGCAGGGAGTAGGAAGCATAGTTTTTCGGTGCTCATGGCATTGACTTCAAATGTGTAATTTACAGGGGAAACATCGATTCTAGTGCATTTCTGAAATGGCAATACCAGGGCTTTCTTTGCAATCTTCAATTCATCAATTCCTCTGCCAGTGATCACCAAAAACTCAGATGGTTTTGCCACATGGTACCACATTGTTCTGTTTCTTTGTTGTTTCGCCTCCTGAAGAATTCCTAGAAACAAACTAAACTGGTTATACACCACGATAAAACTCAtaaagaaaacaacaacaacaacaacataccaagtATAATCCCAAATTCATGACACACGGAAGAAACCTTTCAAGCAACAAAAGCATACGATTATTAGCCAAATCAGGGGAAAATTCTACTATACATCAAAGCCATGATGAAAACAACTCTATTTCAACTAATAATCATTTTCATTTCTAATTGATTGGCTGAAGCGGGCACAGTACATCAAAAATTCAAGAGAAAATTAGAGTTCACTTATTTGATAACCGACGTGCCAAGGGGGAAGATTTTACCACCAAGGGTTGAGGTGAGATGGATGGTTCTCTTTGCGCCCTTAACCAAAGGTTTCTGGGTTTAAGACCTAGAGATGAAGTAATTCCTTGTGGGAACTCAACTAGAGCCCGTGACACGCAAATTCGGATTAGTTGAACTAGTGGATCCTAGATACCACATGGTTGAAtccccaaaaagaaaaaaagaaaaaaaaaggaagatgcCTATAGATTGAGCACAATGTATATGAATTACTTGACATGATGAACCAGttacacacaaaagaaaaatcaacaaGGAAGAGAAATTGACCATATTTTTTTCAAGCAAATTGAATAAGTGAAAAAGGGAAGCAAGTAGTAAGCTTTGTGGTGCATTCATGACTTGGGTCAACAACGttcccagtgtaatcccacaggCAGGGTCTAGGGAGGATAGAGTGTATAGTGGAGGTAACAAACAAATGTATATTCAAATGTATAAGCAAAATCAGACCTGCAACAGTCATTCAAAGCtctaaattgatgaaaagaCTTACCTTGATTTTCAACTAGAATGCTTGTGAGGTGAGACCCAATCAGGGGTGTATGTAGAGCATAAGTTATGAATTCATTCGAACACAATAACATTGGATCGAACTAAGTATAAGTGTTAAAGGTACACTAAATAACCACAAATATTCGACTACAACCCACAAAGTTCTGCATACATCCTATCATTTCCAGACCCCATTCGTGGCATTATACTAATGTTGTTGAACCACTAAATCAAACAAGTTGTGATAGAACCCCGAATTCAGACTCATAAAGTTTAAATCTTTAATCCGCTTCTGTGCATATGAATTACTTGGTGGTCAAGAAACCAAAATAAACAACCAGAATATAGCTCACTAACAATGATTGCTCATACTTTTTCAAGTAttgacactactaaaaaatcactattttcgCACTGAAAAATGTTCGATAGCTATTCCACacatattttgattgaatccgttaggaaaaagaaaagttatgttttcgtattaaaaaattagaaagctcTCCACTAGTTCACTAAATAATCTATGTCCCACTCGTACTGAGCATGAGCATGTTCGTTGGGAAATGagtcaaaaaaatcatattttataacataaattttCCACTGATTCACTGTTCAAAAAACCTTTGATTCTAGTAGTATGAACTATTTTACATACAAAATCAAAACTGAAAATTAGTCATTCTAAAGCTCCAAATTGGTGGGAAAAAACTTACCTTGATTTTTTCAACTAAATTTTTTGTGACCCAAGAGAATTGAATATTGCTGCAATATACTTTATGAACAAGTATTATATTTATGGATTTCAAGCCTAAACGCCTTACATTCCGGTAGAATCTCAAAATTGAAACCCTAGTgtagaaaaaaaaggaagttcAAATTGATGGGTAAAAGCTCCAATTATTGCTTAAACCAATTAGTGCATGACATGTGTAGTGAATTTTATTGCTTAGTATGGTCATTATAATTatggaaaatggtcaaaaatgtcttttaaggTATTagaaatttctttataatttaatttttgtcacttATTTAATCAAATTTGTCTCTCTTCTCACAGACTTTTAAAATCATTTCTAATTTACTTAAACATACgctagtttgtaatattatgaatcttatcaaattttggtacgttcagatacatatattttgagATACATGAGATCAAAATTGTATACACTATAttcaagtggattcacatgtatttgagatacataacaaatcttgcACGCCTCCTTCCCATCTCGTATGTCACTCTCCTATGTATCTGGTataccagatacatgtatctagtgtgattcacatgtatatgaGATATATGACTATCTCGCTCGACTCCCTCCCATCTAGTGTATCTAgtagcaaaaatacatatatccAAATTAGAGTTGTCAAAATGGGCTTGGCCTGCTAGGCCGGCCCAACCCAACCCTTGAATTGAATAGGGTTGGGCTTAATTTTTTCAGCCCATTTAGGAACGAGGCTTTTTGGCCCAGCTTCATTTGGCCTGCTAGCCTCGTAGGCCCAACCTGCAAGCCTCAGAGGCCAGCCCGTGGGctgtgaatttttttaaaaatgattatatatatatattttaagtagtgttttattttttaagattttgtcaaaaaatattattaaaatatcaatataaaatcaagTTTAACATCTTTGCATATCTTTTACATTTTAGGGCCATTAGCCCACTAATTTTCTTATTTGCCCAGGCCCATTACTCCATTATAACTATGAATCTTTAACTTCTTCTACTTTCTTGTTTTTATGCCTAATTTTCCACTTCTCCTTTATTatcttgtttatgaaaataGTGATTACGTAATGTTTTTTGTTCGGACAAATCTTATTAATGTTGTATATTGATTATTATGTTTCTGTTTTGTAAATATTCACTGAAATATGTGTAATTCTGAATgaatttttgtatgtattgatgtCGTGTTCATCAGATGTCAACGTTCGTACTCTTTCTAAGGCCAATATTGtccatttttttgttgaagGGCCAACCCGTGGCCCGCTTAGGGCTGGTTGGGCTGCAATTTTATAGGCCTTTAATTAAAAGGGCTAGCCCGTCCCAACCCATTTAACTAGATCTCTAGCCCattagggttgggttgggttgggccagcccattttgacagctctaatCCAGATATATCTTCCTTAATGTATGATAGAAAATTCTTACTCAGTGATAAGATACgtaattatttgaaagtataaatagaactaatatatatatatatatatatatggaataaGCACACATGTCTTGGTCGACGTGTGTACTTCCCGAAAATATCTATTAACTTCGAGgataatttagttattttaggtTTATTGTGACTGCTTGCAAATTAGGACTCTCAAAATGTCACATGTGacacataaattatttaaaaagtacggtctttgtttttaaaaaaatctatttaaaaaGTACGTTTAAATTATCATCACTACTAATATATAAGAGGGAATAAGCACAAGTCTCAATCGACGTGTGTGCTTCCCAGAAATATCAACTATCGAAGataatttaatcattttaaatatattgtgGCTGCTTGTAAATTAGGacttttaaaatatcacatgTGCCACAGATATAATTTATAAagtatgtttaaaatattataaaaataattgacaacaaaattataaaattaaaataaataaaataatatatatattgggcTCGAATTTGTCCGGACTTTTGTATCTAGTCTCACACACAAGGATGATAAATCATCCACTTTTGCTATCACATCCATTTTTCACACGCGCAAGCCCATtccttttttctaaattttttacaAGTCCACTAAAACAATTCcttataaaatagaaatatgTAATTTGAATGTATCCATATATTATACTCTATATTCATCCCTTTATTTCAGAAGTATTTTCTCAATTCAGAATACACAACGTCTAACTGAATAGAACATGGATTTATGAGTTGCATAGGGCATGCATCATGCATGTATGATTTAAACTTACGCCTTATTTACTTTGAATTAAGGAACTCTTTTCATCGACTTTATTAAGATAGCGAAAAATCTATAAATAACATTCCTTTTAGTCTTATTTGGTATACATTGCTtttcgaaattcaaattatGTGAACTTTATCTGATATTTCAAAATGTATTTTCTAAAATCATATATCAACATGACAAGAATtataatttgtaatatttgttGATGATAGTTGAGTTATACCTTATTTACGTAGATGTCAAATGTGACGAATATATATACCTAATCATTTTAATTGAACCTTTATTTTGGTACACCGAATGACTGAATTAATGCATCATTTATTTAAATGTACTTGATTTATAAAGAatgattcttttgaaattttacggGACATGACTTATTATTACCTATATTAAGGACAAGTAGCCATGCAAGTCTAAACTAAACCAATAATAATATCTGTTCTCAATGCTGTCCCCTTAAGAGTTGTCTTTGTTCCTCAATAAAAGAACAAGAAAGATACCTTAAACTAAGTATCTGTTTAAAATATAGGGGAATTTTAATTTCCATAACATGGTTAAATTTCAATTATTCAGTACTAAAATTTTGGAATTAGTAGCAAAAGATAAATTATGTcactaaataatatttttttctcgcTAATCCTATTTGGCAAtgtattatcaattttttttattaacgaTGAGCAAGTAATAAATTAACGACGAAGTTCATAGCtaatttcaattatatatatttttttaattattattattatctatacttatAAGGACAACTATAGCCATGCATAATGTCTAAAGACAACCTTAGGTCATTTGTTAGTCAAAGTCATGATTGTAGAAACATCTatcaaaaaagtaaaagaggAAATTACAATCCATCTAATgattaaaaacaaaacaaaaaaaaagatagtcTCTTCTCACTTATTTATTAAGGGCTTctgaattaaataaaattacacTAAACTATGCATGCAACTATTTTTCTCTTGTTGCCTATACTCTCTAGTCTCAAAGAAAAACCCTTCcccaaaaaaagagaaaaggaaagtTATGTCTTTGGTCCGGCTTGAGCAAAATAGGGTCAattatatgaatcctcactgtttaaaaaaaagaagaggaaactaAACAAGATCATGTTAAGGAGAATGTTGTCTGGTTCGTGACCATATATCCTTCATCATATAAATGATCTCGGACCAGGCTTCATTCCCCTCAACTCAAGGTTTTGTTATAAACATTATCGAACCAAAAGCAGAACTGTAACTTCGTCCGTGATACATGcactctctctttctctctcacaAAAAATTGGCAAGTAAGCACCTTATATTAGTTCATTTGCATTGATGACaatatattattcttgttttgatagctaaagaagaagaggaagaagaagagacaaCAGGCCATTGGTGTTGATCATACTCGTTTGAAATCTGCATGTAATAGTAGAAAGAAAGGACAAGAAGctatatatgaatatatatactATAAGATTATTATAGTTTGGAACgcacaaatttaaaattctgaatTCGCTTCTATTACTTTATTACTTAGAGAAACTGAAGTTTTTCAAATTATGATGAGAGAATTTACTTGAATGTGCCTCTATTCTCATCTTAAAACTTTTCATCATTAACATTTAGCCCCTTTTGAAGCTTTCTACTAATATTGGGTCAGCTGGTTCGGTCATATTTGCAAGAAAATCCTTTACAAATGTGGCCAGCTTTTCATGTTTAGACATCTTTTGGCTAATGagttttatttattgttgacaGAGTAAAAGATATTTATACAATCAGGTTATCTGAATGGAATTTATTTAAACGACcatatatatcacttattagaTGATTACATAGAAATATGTTGATATGCATTAAAATTCGCTAATAGTAataatgttatatatataacttatattCAATTGTAAAAACTTATGTTAATAAACATAGATTGGTATAacctaattaaaataaatagtaaataacATGCAATAACTAATCATGTTTTGATTTAAatcctctttttatttattatgtctaACAAGTTGAGTTAGAGTTACTTAATCTTCAGTGAGATAATATGTTTGTACAAATATACAACACTTACGCCTAAATCTCAAATGGAGTTAACAAGAAGACAGTTCAGTGCACTAAGCTCTCGTTATGTGCAAGGTCCGAGGAAGGATTGGACCACAAATTAAAGGTATATTGTACACAACCTTATGTCATATTTCTGCAAGAGACTATATTTTCACAGCTCAAACTCGTGACCTCTTGATTATATGACAATAACTTTAATTACCAGTTACATTAAGGTTCCCTTTCAAAAGAATTATGGAAGAGAGACAACTTGAGGAATTATGGAAGAGAGACAACTTGAGTGTGTATGAAAGAAAAAGCAATTCCTTTGTTGTATAAAGCAAATCATTAAAACGGAAAATTTGATTGTTCAAACACTTTGAGTACTTTCTGTTCTTTCTCAATGAGTTCAACTATAGTTGATGGAAATTCTTGTAAGGTGAAAAGAGAACCATTTAGACAAAAACTTTTACTCCTTGTCTCGAGTTTAAGCCTGGAATACAAAATACCTACTAATGGGAAGTGTTTTACTCTCGATATGAGTTTTCCAGCATTACTCTGAATTAGTTAGTCTCAATACGAATATTGAATATGGAtgcaaaactcaaaaaaataaattgtagaaaaaaaataatctttgtAGAAGCTTCAAAGATTTTGTGGTGTATCAAAAACGAAAAAGCTACAATAGTATAGCAATAATGAAAAAGAGCTGATTTATAAGTAAGCAcctttaattttacttttttacttttctctttgtttttggcTGACATAGGCATGATGTAGTTCATGacacaaaagaaataatttaagtaaaaatctTGAAATAATTGGAAACAATTACATTTGCAATTTTTCATTTgaagttttgttagagttaatTGTTTTTGAAATATGGTACATAATGATGGAGTAATGCTCGATCGATATTCATTGTTGAGTTTGCTGAAAAAGGGATCATGAGCCTAGTTGTGGTATTAGAtgacacacacatatatatatatatacgttgGTTGATCGTCTTTAATGTGACACGTTCCTCTTTATAACTTTCTCAAGTTAAATTggtaaatttcatattttttgtacTCTCTAATCAAGTGGctttaataggaaaaaaatgatGTACATTTGCTAAATTACActgattatgtta
Protein-coding regions in this window:
- the LOC125860643 gene encoding flotillin-like protein 6; this translates as MWYHVAKPSEFLVITGRGIDELKIAKKALVLPFQKCTRIDVSPVNYTFEVNAMSTEKLCFLLPAVFTIGPRADDHNSLVKYARLLSRHQRNSHDVKELVQGIIEGETRVLAASMSMEDVFKGTKDFKREVFGKVQVELNQFGLLIYNANIKQLVDVRGHEYFSYLGQKTQMEAANKAKVDVAEAKMKGDVGAKQSEGFTIQSAAKIDVETKVVTAQRQGQGKMEEIKVGSEVKIFEIQQEAEVSEANAKLATKKAAWSQQVKMAEVESDKAVAIREAELQQEVEGRNALTKTENFKAQFLSRANVEYQIKVQEANGEYYQKQKAADAILYEKEKLAQARRVESDAETYAKKQAADVALYTKTKEAEGLLALAEAEGIYIRTLLSALGGNYIALRDYLMINEGIYKDIAKFNADAIRGLQPKINIWSNGVSEEEMSDGMSTRKGNGAMKEMSELYRVIPHLLQTVNEQTRMLPPPWLSTCSTNKATPSESA